A genomic window from Thiomonas arsenitoxydans includes:
- a CDS encoding autotransporter assembly complex protein TamA, giving the protein MHRKPARTTTAEHQIGLGGAALPSAIAFFGFALGALCAVAVLAWPQTAAAQTASPSPAPPASAAQTAAPKYEVELDVPEDLRALLSNNLDLLRWRNFPGLQADQVERLADEAPAQVQRLLETQGYFSPQITVRVTCPPEADGTGPIRVVLSVNPGVATLVHAVEVQVDGPDGQPDAALSARLSRTWTLKPGSVFRDADWESAKSRALSSLLSGQWPAARIADSRATIDPQTHQARLLVRLDTGAAYRFGPLHITGLQRYPASIVERLAPMQPGQPYSQTALLDYQAALQNSPYFRNAVVDADVRQAQDGVAPVDVQVTENRAQKLSFGVGVSSDTGQRVQMGWRDLDFLGRAWRLSSEVKLQTREQSGNLRLAFPRTANGYDDSLTLLQDRTDISGLVTRNSSIGALRERTRGHIDTALALQYQAESLQPAGAASSEVHALSLNDSWTWRDINSVLYPSRGAIINLQLGGASKALLSSANFIRLYARGLGYLPIDRSNQLVFRAEAGAVLANGASGIPQNFLFRAGGANSVRGYAYQSLGLVQGDAIVGGRYLFTASAEFDHWFTRQWGGAVFYDLGNAADTWGALKPVRGYGAGVRWRSPVGLVSVDLAYGQAVHQYRLNFSAGLSF; this is encoded by the coding sequence ATGCATCGAAAACCGGCCAGAACGACGACCGCCGAGCACCAGATCGGGCTTGGCGGAGCCGCTTTGCCGAGCGCCATCGCCTTTTTCGGCTTCGCGCTCGGCGCCTTGTGCGCGGTCGCGGTGCTGGCGTGGCCGCAGACTGCGGCGGCGCAGACCGCGAGCCCCTCACCTGCGCCGCCCGCTTCGGCAGCGCAGACGGCTGCGCCCAAGTACGAGGTCGAGCTCGACGTGCCGGAGGACTTGCGCGCCCTCTTATCTAACAATCTTGATCTGTTGCGCTGGCGCAACTTTCCGGGATTGCAGGCCGATCAGGTCGAGCGGCTGGCCGATGAGGCGCCCGCCCAGGTGCAGCGCCTGCTCGAAACGCAGGGCTATTTTTCACCGCAGATCACGGTGCGGGTCACTTGCCCGCCGGAGGCTGATGGGACAGGGCCGATTCGTGTGGTGCTGAGCGTGAATCCGGGCGTGGCCACCTTGGTGCATGCCGTCGAGGTGCAGGTCGACGGCCCCGACGGCCAGCCGGATGCCGCCCTGAGCGCGCGGCTGAGCCGCACCTGGACGCTCAAGCCCGGCTCGGTGTTTCGCGATGCCGACTGGGAATCGGCCAAGTCGCGGGCGCTCTCCAGTCTGCTGTCGGGGCAATGGCCGGCTGCGCGCATTGCCGACAGCCGCGCGACCATCGATCCGCAAACACATCAGGCCCGCCTGCTGGTGCGGCTGGACACGGGCGCGGCCTATCGGTTCGGCCCGCTCCACATCACCGGGTTGCAGCGCTATCCGGCCAGCATCGTGGAGCGGCTGGCGCCGATGCAGCCGGGGCAGCCGTATTCGCAGACCGCGCTGCTCGACTATCAGGCCGCTTTGCAGAACAGCCCCTACTTCCGCAATGCCGTGGTCGATGCCGATGTACGTCAGGCGCAGGACGGCGTGGCGCCGGTGGATGTGCAGGTGACGGAAAACCGGGCGCAAAAACTCAGTTTCGGCGTGGGGGTGAGCAGCGATACCGGGCAGCGGGTGCAGATGGGCTGGCGCGACCTCGACTTTCTGGGACGCGCCTGGCGGTTGTCGAGCGAGGTCAAGTTGCAGACGCGCGAGCAGAGCGGCAATCTGCGGCTGGCATTCCCGCGCACCGCGAACGGCTATGACGACAGCCTCACCCTGTTGCAAGACCGCACCGACATTTCCGGCCTGGTCACGCGCAACAGCAGCATCGGGGCGCTGCGCGAGCGCACGCGCGGCCACATCGACACCGCGCTGGCGCTGCAGTATCAGGCTGAAAGCCTGCAGCCCGCGGGCGCCGCCTCCAGCGAGGTGCATGCACTGAGCTTGAACGATAGCTGGACGTGGCGCGACATCAACAGCGTGCTCTATCCCAGCCGCGGCGCCATCATCAATCTGCAACTCGGCGGCGCCAGCAAGGCGCTGCTGTCGTCGGCCAACTTCATCCGGCTGTATGCGCGCGGGCTCGGCTACTTGCCCATCGACCGCAGCAACCAGCTGGTTTTTCGTGCCGAGGCGGGCGCGGTGCTGGCCAATGGCGCCAGCGGCATTCCGCAGAATTTCCTGTTTCGCGCCGGTGGGGCCAATTCGGTGCGCGGCTACGCCTATCAAAGCCTGGGGCTGGTGCAGGGCGACGCCATCGTCGGCGGCCGCTATCTATTTACCGCCAGTGCCGAGTTCGATCACTGGTTCACCCGCCAGTGGGGTGGCGCGGTGTTTTACGACCTGGGCAACGCGGCCGACACCTGGGGCGCGCTCAAGCCCGTGCGCGGCTATGGCGCGGGCGTGCGCTGGCGCAGCCCGGTGGGGCTGGTGTCGGTCGATCTGGCTTACGGTCAGGCGGTGCACCAATATCGCCTGAACTTCAGTGCGGGGCTGTCGTTCTGA